One genomic region from Streptomyces sp. Li-HN-5-11 encodes:
- a CDS encoding peptidoglycan recognition protein gives MYKIRSMRRNGFPSSSVASSIGVTCAAAIALAPALPATAATAKGAARPAPAVASAAVPGSTQSLPLTPLTRDRALAAAPEQGVYRPEVRHFSLVGVVWDNPDVQLHGSVQVRVRSAATGTWSGWQDVDTHSGDHGADPDTPERTSGHVRGATAPLWVGDSDGVDVRVRADAGDRGPGTTPDPPFSLPSGLTLELVDPGAEPPPAGPEAGRLPVGELSEEATATSAANADLVPLGATEIPELNREDTVRELLDLRGKELTERQRAKPYIGPRPRIITRRGWGADESLRARGFVYTKKVKAAFVHHTATGNNYRCSQAPSVIRSIYRYHVKSMGWRDIGYNFLVDKCGNIYEGRAGGVAKPVLGAHTMGFNSNSVGIAVIGTYSKSKPSSAAVNAVARLTAWKLGLYGMNPRGKTYLKSGGGNLYQKGKNVRLNVISGHRDGFATDCPGRQLYSKLGTARSAAARYQGR, from the coding sequence ATGTACAAGATCAGGAGCATGCGTCGAAACGGATTCCCCTCGTCCTCGGTCGCGTCCTCGATCGGTGTCACCTGCGCGGCCGCCATCGCCCTCGCACCGGCCCTCCCCGCGACCGCGGCGACGGCAAAAGGTGCGGCGAGACCGGCACCGGCCGTCGCCTCCGCGGCCGTCCCCGGCAGCACCCAGTCCCTGCCCCTCACTCCCCTCACCCGCGACCGCGCCCTCGCCGCCGCCCCCGAACAGGGCGTGTACCGGCCGGAGGTGCGGCACTTCTCACTGGTCGGCGTGGTCTGGGACAACCCGGACGTCCAACTGCACGGCAGCGTCCAGGTCCGCGTCCGCTCGGCCGCCACCGGCACCTGGTCCGGCTGGCAGGACGTCGACACCCACAGCGGCGACCACGGAGCCGACCCCGATACCCCCGAGCGCACCTCGGGGCATGTGCGCGGCGCCACCGCCCCGCTGTGGGTGGGCGACTCCGACGGCGTCGACGTCCGCGTCCGCGCGGACGCCGGTGACCGCGGCCCGGGCACCACGCCCGACCCGCCCTTCTCGCTCCCCTCGGGCCTGACCCTCGAACTCGTCGACCCCGGCGCGGAGCCGCCGCCGGCGGGCCCGGAGGCCGGCCGGCTGCCGGTCGGCGAGCTGAGCGAGGAGGCGACCGCCACCTCGGCGGCCAACGCCGACCTGGTCCCGCTGGGCGCCACCGAGATCCCCGAGCTCAACCGTGAGGACACCGTGCGTGAACTGCTCGACCTGCGCGGCAAGGAACTGACCGAACGTCAGCGGGCGAAGCCGTACATCGGACCGCGCCCGCGCATCATCACCCGGCGCGGCTGGGGCGCGGACGAATCGCTGCGCGCCAGGGGGTTCGTGTACACGAAGAAGGTCAAGGCGGCGTTCGTCCACCACACCGCCACCGGCAACAACTACCGCTGCTCGCAGGCCCCCTCGGTCATCCGCAGTATCTACCGCTACCACGTCAAGAGCATGGGCTGGCGCGACATCGGCTACAACTTCCTCGTCGACAAGTGCGGCAACATCTACGAGGGCCGGGCCGGGGGCGTGGCGAAGCCGGTCCTGGGCGCCCACACCATGGGGTTCAACTCCAACAGCGTCGGCATCGCCGTCATCGGCACCTACAGCAAGTCCAAGCCGTCCTCGGCCGCCGTGAACGCCGTCGCCCGGCTGACGGCGTGGAAGCTCGGCCTCTACGGGATGAATCCGCGCGGAAAGACATATCTGAAGTCCGGGGGTGGCAACCTCTACCAAAAAGGAAAGAACGTACGCCTGAACGTGATCTCCGGCCACCGGGACGGCTTCGCCACCGACTGCCCCGGACGGCAGCTCTACAGCAAGCTCGGCACGGCCCGCTCGGCCGCGGCGCGCTACCAGGGCCGCTGA
- a CDS encoding LCP family protein, with product MTQSSVRAEGTRRAQGLDWAATRPQEDETAPDGDGPGRGRGGGSGFGGGRRHGGGRRGGGKRRVLRWSATTLALLILGTAAAGYLYYEHLADNIRKGERSSGDSKAQKTKPNAAGQTPLNILLIGSDSRNSDEDVALGGSRDNRGDPPLGDVQMLVHLSADRKSASVVSIPRDTRVDIPKCTDPKTGKVYPPINTIINESLARGGAGCTLATWQNLTHVYIDHWMTIDFAGVVRMADAIGGVDVCVNQNVWDRSTARQRGGSGLKLTAGTHKVKGEQALQWLRTRHAWGSDLLRARAQHIYLNSMIRTLKSENVFTDSGRLMDLADAATKALSVSQEIGTPKKLYDLGMQLKSVPTDRITMTTMPNVPDPQNSEHVVPDGANADRMWQMLRDDVAFDANGKDSAAKQTPSAQPSPSDPADPDNQIGVTVQNGTRTSTLAPVSHRATDISQVLVQKGFTRAAADASVTPSADQTVVRYPSAELKGDAEQVAKALGIPAGSVEKSTDVSGVTVVVGADWRTGTSFPKQSTPKAGQIPKNSDAINGADTSQCMDVYAPYRW from the coding sequence ATGACGCAGAGCAGTGTGCGCGCGGAGGGGACGCGGCGCGCTCAGGGTCTCGACTGGGCGGCGACAAGGCCGCAGGAGGACGAGACCGCACCGGACGGCGACGGACCGGGAAGAGGCAGAGGCGGCGGCAGCGGTTTCGGCGGCGGACGACGGCACGGCGGGGGACGCCGGGGCGGCGGCAAGCGCCGCGTGCTGCGCTGGTCCGCCACGACGCTGGCGCTCCTGATACTCGGGACGGCCGCCGCCGGATACCTCTACTACGAGCACCTCGCCGACAACATACGCAAGGGCGAGCGCAGCAGCGGCGACTCCAAGGCGCAGAAGACGAAGCCGAACGCCGCCGGCCAGACGCCCCTGAACATCCTGCTGATCGGCTCCGACAGCCGTAACTCCGACGAGGACGTGGCGCTGGGCGGCAGCAGGGACAACCGCGGCGACCCGCCGCTGGGCGACGTCCAGATGCTCGTCCACCTGTCCGCGGACCGCAAGAGCGCCTCCGTGGTGAGCATTCCCCGCGACACCCGGGTCGACATCCCGAAGTGCACGGACCCGAAGACCGGCAAGGTCTATCCGCCCATCAACACCATCATCAACGAGTCGCTCGCCCGCGGCGGCGCCGGCTGCACGCTCGCCACCTGGCAGAACCTCACCCATGTGTACATCGACCACTGGATGACCATCGACTTCGCGGGCGTGGTGAGGATGGCCGACGCCATCGGCGGTGTCGACGTCTGCGTGAACCAGAACGTGTGGGACCGCTCGACGGCCCGCCAGCGCGGCGGCTCCGGCCTGAAGCTGACGGCCGGCACGCACAAGGTGAAGGGCGAGCAGGCCCTGCAGTGGCTGCGCACCCGGCACGCCTGGGGCAGCGACCTGCTGCGGGCCAGGGCCCAGCACATCTATCTGAACTCGATGATCCGCACGCTCAAGAGCGAGAACGTCTTCACCGACAGCGGCAGACTGATGGACCTGGCGGACGCGGCCACGAAGGCCCTGTCGGTCTCCCAGGAGATCGGCACGCCCAAGAAGCTCTACGACCTCGGCATGCAGCTCAAGTCGGTTCCCACCGACCGCATCACCATGACGACGATGCCGAACGTCCCGGACCCGCAGAACAGCGAACACGTCGTACCGGACGGCGCCAACGCCGACAGGATGTGGCAGATGCTCCGGGACGACGTCGCCTTCGACGCCAACGGCAAGGACTCCGCCGCGAAGCAGACCCCGAGCGCGCAGCCGAGCCCCTCCGACCCCGCGGACCCGGACAACCAGATCGGTGTCACGGTGCAGAACGGCACCCGCACGTCCACGCTCGCCCCGGTCTCCCACCGCGCGACGGACATCAGCCAGGTGCTCGTGCAGAAAGGCTTCACCAGGGCGGCGGCGGACGCGTCGGTGACGCCGTCGGCGGACCAGACCGTCGTCCGCTACCCGAGCGCCGAACTGAAGGGCGACGCCGAGCAGGTCGCCAAGGCCCTGGGCATTCCGGCGGGTTCGGTGGAGAAGTCGACCGACGTCTCCGGCGTCACGGTCGTCGTCGGCGCGGACTGGCGCACGGGCACGTCCTTCCCGAAGCAGTCCACTCCCAAGGCGGGCCAGATACCGAAGAACTCCGACGCCATCAACGGCGCGGACACCTCGCAGTGCATGGACGTGTACGCGCCCTACCGCTGGTAG
- a CDS encoding LCP family protein, producing the protein MGPDSGGPATGPGPVRRRNRWLRRAALGVCVLVVGAMGAGWAVYAKLSANIRSDDAAAAELRRYEKERPSSLVKDAQNILLIGSDTRSGDGNAEYGRDSGTERSDTVILLHLAADRHSATAVSLPRDLMVNVPSCHRPDGSLTQPMFTMFNSAFAMGGSACTIRTVEKLTDIRIDHHVVIDFSGFKEMVDAVDGVQVCLKEPVDDKDAKLRLPAGRITLNGEQALGYVRARKSLGNGSDTERMERQQRFLGALVNKVRGDDVLLNPVKLYPVLDAATSALTTDPDLASLRGLYQLVRGLRGIPTERVQFLTVPRESYVYDVNRDQLVEPEAEKLFARLRADQPVAVAGEVPQDSGANGGNSASWDSDTLPEVDSSAQSYGYVLYFSGGVYGAGRRGADSGRTPSPTPTFRGNTASEDFCG; encoded by the coding sequence ATGGGGCCGGACTCCGGCGGACCGGCCACCGGGCCCGGGCCCGTACGGCGGCGCAACCGCTGGTTGCGCCGCGCCGCCCTCGGGGTCTGCGTGCTCGTCGTGGGGGCCATGGGAGCCGGGTGGGCGGTCTACGCCAAGCTCAGCGCCAACATCAGGTCGGACGACGCCGCCGCGGCCGAATTGCGGCGGTACGAGAAGGAGCGGCCCAGCTCCCTGGTGAAGGACGCGCAGAACATCCTGCTGATCGGGTCGGACACCCGTTCCGGGGACGGCAACGCGGAGTACGGGCGGGACTCGGGGACCGAGCGGTCCGACACCGTGATCCTGCTGCACCTGGCCGCCGACCGGCACAGCGCGACCGCCGTCTCCCTGCCCCGCGATCTGATGGTGAACGTGCCGAGCTGCCACCGCCCGGACGGCAGCCTCACCCAGCCGATGTTCACGATGTTCAACTCCGCCTTCGCGATGGGCGGTTCGGCCTGCACGATCCGCACGGTCGAGAAACTGACGGACATCCGGATCGACCACCACGTCGTCATCGACTTCAGCGGCTTCAAGGAGATGGTCGACGCGGTCGACGGCGTCCAGGTGTGCCTGAAGGAGCCCGTCGACGACAAGGACGCCAAACTGCGGCTGCCCGCGGGCCGGATCACGCTCAACGGCGAGCAGGCCCTCGGCTACGTCAGGGCCCGCAAGTCCCTCGGCAACGGCAGCGACACCGAGCGGATGGAGCGCCAGCAGCGGTTCCTCGGCGCCCTCGTCAACAAGGTGCGCGGCGACGACGTGCTGCTGAACCCGGTGAAGCTCTATCCCGTCCTGGACGCGGCCACCTCGGCCCTGACCACCGACCCGGACCTGGCGAGCCTGCGCGGGCTGTACCAACTCGTGCGGGGACTGCGCGGCATCCCCACGGAACGGGTGCAGTTCCTGACGGTTCCGCGGGAGTCGTACGTCTACGACGTCAATCGCGACCAGCTCGTGGAACCGGAGGCCGAAAAGCTGTTCGCCCGGTTGCGCGCGGACCAACCCGTGGCGGTCGCCGGGGAAGTTCCACAGGATTCCGGAGCAAACGGCGGCAATTCGGCTTCCTGGGATTCGGATACCCTGCCGGAAGTGGATTCTTCTGCGCAGTCGTACGGCTACGTTCTGTACTTTTCCGGCGGTGTGTACGGTGCCGGCAGGCGGGGTGCGGACTCCGGACGTACCCCTTCGCCGACCCCCACGTTCCGTGGCAACACCGCGTCCGAGGACTTCTGCGGGTAA
- a CDS encoding TIGR03089 family protein — protein sequence MNATERTPADLLRSALAADPGRPLVTFYDDATGERVELSVATFANWVAKTANLLQGDLAAGPGDRVALLLPAHWQTAVWLLACASVGAVADVGGNAAAADVVVSGPDTLDAARTCSGERVALALRPLGGRFPQPPEGFVDFAVEVPGQGDRFAPFAPVDPEEPALIVAGAEYTAAEVVDRARGDAPALDLTGPGSRLLSALPYDTWEGLSAGLYAPLAAGGSVVLCRHLDRLPEEALAKRIEAERVTATAR from the coding sequence GTGAACGCCACCGAACGCACCCCTGCCGACCTGCTGCGTTCCGCGCTCGCCGCGGATCCCGGACGCCCCCTGGTGACCTTCTACGACGACGCCACGGGCGAACGCGTCGAATTGTCCGTGGCCACCTTCGCCAATTGGGTGGCCAAGACCGCGAACCTCCTCCAGGGTGACCTCGCCGCCGGCCCCGGCGACCGGGTCGCGCTGCTGCTGCCGGCGCACTGGCAGACGGCGGTGTGGCTGCTGGCGTGCGCGTCCGTGGGCGCGGTCGCGGACGTCGGCGGGAACGCGGCGGCGGCCGACGTGGTGGTCAGCGGTCCGGACACGCTGGACGCGGCGCGCACGTGCTCCGGGGAGCGGGTCGCGCTGGCGCTGCGGCCGCTGGGCGGCCGCTTCCCGCAGCCGCCGGAGGGTTTTGTGGACTTCGCCGTCGAGGTGCCGGGCCAGGGCGACCGGTTCGCCCCCTTCGCCCCGGTGGACCCGGAGGAGCCGGCGCTGATCGTGGCCGGCGCGGAGTACACGGCGGCGGAGGTCGTGGACCGCGCCCGCGGGGACGCGCCGGCGCTGGACCTGACGGGCCCTGGTTCCCGGCTGCTGTCCGCACTGCCGTACGACACCTGGGAGGGGCTCAGCGCGGGACTCTACGCTCCCCTCGCCGCCGGAGGATCGGTCGTCCTGTGCCGCCACCTGGACCGGTTGCCGGAGGAGGCCCTGGCCAAGCGGATCGAGGCGGAAAGGGTCACGGCCACGGCCAGGTGA
- a CDS encoding LCP family protein, whose translation MDAQGRGRADNIDPADQWVLNPNTGEYELRLTPSAPQSAVPGPRRPTSHGSGSGPAVGGPARGRTAAPDRQSPVTAPDPQVPHPRRRRGVPEDPLPGRRGRRPVKKKSKTKKILLWTAGSLAFVVLATATAAYLYIEHLNNNITAVSDDGASTGGFQKDKAINILLIGTDKRTGKGNTGYGDTGSVGHADTTILLHVSKDRSNATALSIPRDLIVNVPDCPTQQPDGSTKVIPGTDNVRFNTSLGQDDRTPSCTMRTVTELTGITPDDFMVADFNAVKTLTTAVGGVDVCLGKDINDPGSHLNLKKGMRHIEGETALAFVRTRHAVGFGGDLSRITLQQQFLSALMRKLKSNSTLTSPTKMVDVAEAATKALTVDSKIKSIGKLKDLGLELGKLNPKNLTFTTVPVVDNPAEKKVHSTVVLSRTSALQVFQMIKDDVSFTEVKKQQQKQKDAVATRLQGPQSSASEVRVRILNGGAAPGSAQETLTWLQNDEGVLKSENAGNAPQEAAKTTLEYAPDQAAQARKLAAIMGLPAAALTPGKSVINSQGLPAMTLTLGKDFQGAGVSLTAPTAAPKDIQKSTADKVQCAK comes from the coding sequence GTGGACGCGCAAGGCCGTGGGCGGGCGGACAACATCGACCCCGCAGACCAGTGGGTGCTCAACCCGAACACCGGCGAATACGAACTGCGACTGACTCCATCCGCTCCGCAATCGGCGGTCCCTGGCCCGCGCAGACCGACCTCGCACGGCTCCGGCTCCGGCCCCGCCGTCGGCGGCCCGGCGCGCGGCCGGACCGCGGCACCGGACCGGCAGTCCCCCGTGACGGCTCCCGACCCCCAGGTGCCGCACCCGCGCCGCAGGCGGGGCGTGCCCGAGGACCCGCTGCCGGGACGGCGCGGGCGCCGGCCGGTGAAGAAGAAGTCGAAGACGAAGAAGATCCTGCTGTGGACCGCCGGGTCGCTCGCCTTCGTCGTGCTCGCCACCGCGACGGCGGCCTACCTCTACATCGAGCACCTCAACAACAACATCACCGCCGTCTCCGACGACGGCGCGAGCACCGGTGGCTTCCAGAAGGACAAGGCGATCAACATCCTGTTGATCGGCACCGACAAGCGCACCGGCAAGGGCAACACGGGCTACGGCGACACCGGCAGTGTCGGGCACGCCGACACCACGATCCTGCTGCACGTCTCCAAGGACCGCTCCAACGCCACCGCGCTCAGCATCCCGCGCGACCTGATCGTCAACGTCCCGGACTGCCCGACGCAGCAGCCCGACGGCTCCACCAAGGTCATCCCTGGCACGGACAACGTCCGCTTCAACACGAGCCTCGGGCAGGACGACCGTACGCCGAGCTGCACCATGCGCACGGTGACCGAGCTGACCGGCATCACCCCGGACGACTTCATGGTCGCCGACTTCAACGCGGTCAAGACGCTGACGACGGCCGTCGGCGGCGTCGACGTGTGTCTGGGCAAGGACATCAACGACCCGGGCTCGCACCTCAATCTGAAGAAGGGCATGCGGCACATCGAGGGCGAGACCGCGCTGGCCTTCGTCCGCACCCGGCACGCGGTCGGCTTCGGCGGCGACCTGAGCCGCATCACGCTGCAACAGCAGTTCCTCAGCGCACTGATGCGGAAGCTGAAGTCCAACTCCACGCTCACCAGCCCCACGAAGATGGTGGACGTGGCGGAGGCGGCCACCAAGGCGCTCACCGTCGACTCCAAGATCAAGAGCATCGGCAAGCTGAAGGACCTCGGTCTGGAGCTCGGCAAGCTCAACCCGAAGAACCTGACCTTCACCACGGTTCCGGTGGTCGACAACCCGGCGGAGAAGAAGGTGCACTCGACGGTCGTCCTCAGCAGGACATCCGCCCTGCAGGTCTTCCAGATGATCAAGGACGACGTCTCCTTCACCGAGGTCAAGAAGCAGCAGCAGAAGCAGAAGGACGCGGTGGCCACGCGGCTGCAGGGCCCTCAGTCGTCCGCCTCCGAGGTGCGGGTGCGCATCCTCAACGGCGGGGCGGCGCCCGGCAGCGCACAGGAGACTCTCACCTGGCTGCAGAACGACGAGGGCGTGCTCAAGTCCGAGAACGCGGGCAACGCCCCGCAGGAAGCCGCGAAGACCACGCTCGAGTACGCGCCCGACCAGGCCGCCCAGGCCCGTAAACTCGCCGCGATCATGGGGCTGCCGGCGGCCGCGCTGACGCCGGGCAAGAGCGTGATCAACTCGCAGGGCCTGCCCGCGATGACACTGACCCTCGGCAAGGACTTCCAGGGCGCCGGCGTCTCGCTCACCGCCCCGACGGCGGCGCCGAAGGACATCCAGAAGTCCACGGCGGACAAGGTTCAGTGCGCCAAGTGA
- a CDS encoding DNA-3-methyladenine glycosylase family protein, with amino-acid sequence MAGRFAPRPTLPHSLHGVGGAPMPVRGGHVAVPAAVPRQASAPGRVRTWVPDGPLDLGLVLGPLRRGPGDPTFRAMPDGSVWRASRTPLGPGTLRVHARGGEVRGEAWGPGAAWLLEQLPELLGAADDPSAFTPRHRLLALTRHRRPGLRLTRTGLALESLIPSILEQKVTTVEAYAAWRVLVRKYGEPAPGPAPGRMYVMPAPRTWALIPSWEWHRAGVDNKRASTVLRAVRVAARLEEAVRMPPAAARERLELVSGIGPWTSAETVQRSHGAADAVTVGDLHLPGIVGWALAGDRDADDSVMLRLLEPYAGQRHRAARLILLSGRTPPRRAPRMPVGDIGRL; translated from the coding sequence GTGGCAGGACGCTTCGCCCCGCGGCCCACTCTCCCCCACAGCCTTCACGGCGTGGGAGGGGCCCCCATGCCCGTGCGCGGCGGCCATGTCGCCGTACCCGCGGCTGTGCCTCGCCAGGCGTCCGCGCCGGGGCGGGTACGGACATGGGTGCCGGACGGGCCGCTGGATCTGGGACTGGTGCTCGGGCCGCTGCGGCGGGGGCCGGGCGATCCGACGTTCCGGGCGATGCCCGACGGGTCGGTGTGGCGGGCCAGCCGGACACCTCTCGGGCCGGGGACACTGCGGGTGCACGCGCGCGGCGGGGAGGTGCGCGGGGAGGCGTGGGGGCCGGGGGCCGCGTGGCTGCTCGAACAGCTGCCGGAGTTGCTCGGGGCCGCCGACGACCCGTCCGCGTTCACGCCGCGGCACCGGCTGCTGGCTCTGACACGGCATCGCAGGCCCGGGCTGCGGCTGACACGGACCGGGCTGGCGCTGGAGTCGCTGATCCCCTCGATCCTCGAACAGAAGGTCACGACGGTCGAGGCGTACGCGGCGTGGCGAGTCCTCGTACGGAAGTACGGGGAACCGGCCCCGGGGCCCGCGCCCGGGCGGATGTACGTGATGCCGGCGCCGCGGACGTGGGCGCTGATCCCGTCGTGGGAGTGGCACCGGGCCGGGGTCGACAACAAGCGGGCGTCCACGGTGCTGCGGGCGGTGCGGGTCGCCGCGCGGCTGGAGGAGGCGGTGCGGATGCCTCCGGCGGCGGCGCGGGAGCGGCTGGAGCTGGTGTCCGGGATCGGGCCGTGGACGTCGGCGGAGACCGTGCAGCGCAGTCATGGGGCGGCGGACGCGGTGACGGTCGGGGACCTGCATCTGCCGGGGATCGTGGGATGGGCGCTGGCCGGGGACCGGGATGCGGACGACTCCGTCATGCTGCGGTTGCTGGAGCCCTATGCCGGGCAGCGGCATCGGGCTGCCCGGCTGATCCTGCTGAGCGGGCGGACGCCGCCTCGGCGTGCCCCGCGGATGCCTGTCGGCGACATTGGGCGGTTGTGA
- a CDS encoding NDP-sugar synthase, with amino-acid sequence MTEAILLVGGKGTRLRPLTVHTPKPMVRAAGVPFLTHQLARARAAGVEHVVLATSYLAEVFEPYFGDGSSLGLHLEYVTEEEPLGTGGALRNVASRLHSGPDDPVLVFNGDILTGLDIRALVRTHGTTGADVSLHLTKVTDPRAYGLVPTDETGRVLAFLEKPQAPEEIVTDQINAGAYVFRRSVIDTIPQGRPVSVERETFPELLAAGAHLQGMVDSTYWLDLGTPAAFVRGSADLVLGRAPSPAVPGRCGDRLILPTAVVAPDAKLTCGTVVGEGAFVAEGARVSGSTILPGAVIEPGAVITDSLIGTRARIGTRSVLTGTVIGDGAVVGADNELREGVRVWCDARIPAGSVRFSSDQ; translated from the coding sequence GTGACAGAAGCGATCCTCCTGGTCGGCGGCAAGGGCACCCGGCTGCGCCCGCTCACCGTGCACACCCCGAAGCCCATGGTGCGGGCGGCGGGAGTGCCGTTCCTCACCCACCAGCTGGCGCGGGCGAGAGCGGCGGGCGTCGAGCACGTCGTGCTCGCCACCTCCTACCTTGCCGAGGTTTTCGAACCGTACTTCGGCGACGGCTCGTCGCTCGGACTCCACCTGGAGTACGTGACGGAGGAGGAGCCGCTGGGCACGGGCGGCGCCCTGCGCAACGTCGCCTCCCGCCTGCACTCCGGCCCCGACGACCCGGTCCTCGTCTTCAACGGCGACATCCTCACCGGCCTGGACATCAGGGCGCTGGTGCGCACGCACGGGACGACCGGCGCGGACGTGTCCCTGCACCTGACCAAGGTGACGGACCCCAGGGCCTACGGCCTGGTTCCGACGGACGAGACCGGCCGTGTCCTGGCCTTCCTGGAGAAGCCCCAGGCCCCCGAGGAGATCGTCACCGACCAGATCAACGCGGGAGCCTACGTCTTCCGCCGCTCGGTCATCGACACGATCCCCCAGGGCCGCCCGGTGTCGGTGGAGAGGGAGACCTTCCCCGAGCTCCTGGCCGCCGGTGCCCATCTCCAGGGCATGGTGGACTCGACCTACTGGCTGGACCTCGGCACCCCGGCCGCCTTCGTGCGCGGTTCGGCGGACCTGGTCCTGGGCCGGGCCCCCTCCCCGGCCGTGCCCGGCCGCTGCGGCGACCGCCTGATCCTGCCGACGGCCGTCGTCGCCCCCGACGCCAAGCTGACCTGCGGCACGGTGGTGGGGGAGGGCGCGTTCGTCGCCGAGGGGGCGCGGGTCTCCGGCAGTACGATCCTGCCCGGCGCCGTCATCGAGCCCGGCGCCGTCATCACCGACTCCCTCATCGGCACCCGCGCCCGTATCGGCACCCGCTCCGTCCTCACCGGCACCGTCATCGGCGACGGCGCGGTGGTCGGCGCCGACAACGAACTCCGGGAGGGCGTACGAGTGTGGTGCGACGCGAGAATCCCGGCGGGGTCGGTGCGCTTCTCGTCGGACCAGTAG
- a CDS encoding glycosyltransferase family 2 protein: MNAKPDVRLPAVSVIMPVLNEERHLRGAVEAILAQEYDGEMEVVIALGPSTDRTDEIAAELVRDDPRVHTVPNPTGRTPAALNAAIKASRHPIVVRVDGHGMLSPNYIATAVRLLEETGAQNVGGIMHAEGENDWEHAVAAAMTSRIGVGNAAFHTGGEAGPAETVYLGVFRRAALEQQGGYNEEFIRAQDWELNFRIREAGGLIWFSPELRVSYRPRPNVRALARQYKDYGRWRHVVARYHEGSINLRYLAPPAAVCAIVAGIVVGAALTPWGYLVPGAYLAAIVAGSVPAGKGLPLRARLRIPVALATMHMSWGWGFLTSPKALAKKVIASRRPAVVAAAD, encoded by the coding sequence ATGAACGCCAAGCCCGACGTGCGGCTCCCCGCCGTTTCTGTGATCATGCCCGTCCTCAACGAGGAGCGGCATCTGCGCGGGGCCGTCGAAGCGATCCTCGCGCAGGAGTACGACGGCGAGATGGAGGTGGTGATCGCCCTCGGTCCGTCCACGGACCGCACGGACGAGATCGCCGCCGAACTCGTACGCGACGATCCGCGCGTGCACACGGTCCCGAACCCCACCGGCCGCACCCCCGCCGCGCTCAACGCCGCGATCAAGGCCTCGCGCCATCCGATCGTGGTGCGCGTCGACGGCCACGGCATGCTCTCGCCGAACTACATCGCCACGGCGGTGCGGCTCCTGGAGGAGACCGGCGCGCAGAACGTCGGCGGCATCATGCACGCCGAGGGCGAGAACGACTGGGAGCACGCGGTCGCCGCCGCGATGACCTCGAGGATCGGTGTGGGCAACGCGGCCTTCCACACCGGCGGCGAGGCGGGCCCCGCCGAAACGGTCTACCTCGGTGTCTTCCGCCGCGCGGCCCTCGAACAGCAGGGCGGCTACAACGAGGAGTTCATCCGCGCCCAGGACTGGGAGCTCAACTTCCGCATCCGCGAGGCCGGCGGTCTGATCTGGTTCTCGCCGGAGCTGAGGGTGTCGTACCGGCCGCGGCCCAACGTGCGGGCGCTGGCCAGGCAGTACAAGGACTACGGCCGCTGGCGGCACGTCGTCGCCCGTTACCACGAGGGTTCCATCAACCTGCGCTACCTGGCGCCGCCGGCCGCCGTGTGCGCGATCGTGGCCGGGATCGTGGTGGGCGCCGCCCTGACCCCCTGGGGCTACCTGGTTCCGGGCGCGTACCTGGCGGCGATCGTCGCCGGGTCCGTGCCCGCGGGCAAGGGGCTTCCGCTGCGGGCCCGGCTGCGGATCCCCGTCGCCCTCGCGACCATGCACATGTCGTGGGGGTGGGGCTTCCTGACCAGCCCGAAGGCGCTGGCGAAGAAGGTCATCGCCTCGCGCAGGCCGGCGGTCGTCGCCGCCGCCGACTGA